The Pirellulales bacterium genome has a window encoding:
- a CDS encoding M42 family metallopeptidase, producing MDTAALDFFKKILETPSPSGYERPVQDVVRQYVGDFADRVTTDLHGNVIAVKNPDAPLRVMLAGHCDQIGMLVQHIDSEGFLYVNTIGGWDPQQLVGQRMTVWAAGGPIAGVISRKAIHLLTEEERKQVVKLKDMWLDIGAKDKAEVEGLVSIGDPVTLQLGYQEMRNHCANAPAMDDKTGLWVCLEALRRASQKKLHCALFAVSTVQEEIGLRGAQTSAYGINPQVGIAVDVTHATDCPTVEKKQEGDVALGKGPVIYRGPNMNPRVVERLVQAAKASEIPYQLAASGRATGTDANTIQISRAGVAAGLVSIPNRYMHSAVETISLEDIDHAADLLANFAAGLTGIEDFTP from the coding sequence ATGGACACTGCCGCTCTCGATTTCTTCAAAAAAATCCTGGAAACGCCCAGCCCTTCGGGTTATGAGCGGCCGGTGCAGGATGTGGTTCGCCAGTATGTCGGCGATTTTGCCGACAGGGTAACCACCGATTTGCACGGCAATGTGATTGCGGTGAAAAACCCGGACGCCCCATTGCGGGTAATGCTGGCCGGGCATTGCGATCAAATTGGCATGCTGGTGCAGCACATCGACAGCGAGGGCTTTTTATATGTGAACACCATTGGCGGGTGGGATCCGCAGCAGTTGGTCGGCCAGCGGATGACCGTGTGGGCTGCCGGCGGGCCGATTGCCGGAGTGATTTCCCGAAAAGCCATTCACTTGCTGACCGAGGAGGAGCGGAAGCAAGTCGTCAAGCTGAAAGACATGTGGCTGGACATTGGCGCAAAAGATAAGGCCGAAGTCGAGGGGTTGGTTTCGATCGGCGATCCGGTCACGCTGCAATTGGGCTATCAGGAAATGCGCAACCACTGTGCCAACGCCCCGGCCATGGACGACAAAACCGGCCTGTGGGTGTGCCTGGAAGCCCTGCGGCGGGCCAGCCAGAAAAAGCTCCATTGTGCGCTGTTTGCCGTCTCCACCGTGCAAGAAGAAATCGGTTTGCGCGGCGCCCAAACCAGCGCCTACGGCATTAATCCGCAAGTGGGAATTGCCGTCGACGTAACGCACGCCACCGATTGCCCGACGGTGGAAAAAAAACAGGAAGGAGACGTGGCCCTGGGCAAAGGGCCGGTGATTTATCGCGGGCCGAACATGAATCCGCGCGTGGTGGAGCGGTTGGTGCAGGCTGCCAAGGCCAGTGAAATTCCCTATCAACTGGCCGCCAGCGGACGGGCCACCGGAACCGACGCCAACACCATCCAAATTTCCAGGGCCGGCGTAGCGGCCGGCCTGGTAAGTATTCCGAACCGCTACATGCACAGCGCCGTGGAAACGATTTCGCTGGAAGACATTGACCACGCGGCCGACCTGTTGGCGAACTTTGCAGCCGGACTGACCGGCATCGAAGATTTCACGCCGTGA
- a CDS encoding HNH endonuclease signature motif containing protein: MREALKRLVWERAGNRCEYCHFPAAQATFGFEIDHIIARKHQGASNEDNLALSCVYCNLAKGSDIASVDPVSGELIRLFHPRLDVWSEHFQWNGTLVLGKTAIGRTTIRLLEMNQPDLLWLREVLSIEGTFDFQ; encoded by the coding sequence ATGCGCGAGGCTCTCAAACGGCTCGTGTGGGAGCGCGCTGGCAACCGCTGTGAATACTGTCATTTTCCTGCGGCTCAAGCAACATTTGGATTTGAAATCGATCACATTATCGCCCGGAAACACCAAGGCGCGTCGAACGAGGATAATTTGGCGCTTTCGTGCGTCTACTGCAACCTGGCTAAAGGAAGCGATATTGCCAGCGTTGATCCGGTTAGCGGAGAATTGATTCGTCTGTTCCATCCGCGGTTGGATGTGTGGTCGGAACATTTTCAATGGAACGGCACGTTGGTGCTTGGTAAGACTGCAATTGGCCGAACTACAATTCGGTTGCTGGAGATGAATCAGCCCGACTTGCTTTGGCTGCGTGAGGTGCTGTCAATCGAAGGAACTTTTGATTTCCAATAA